One Devosia lacusdianchii genomic window carries:
- the uxuA gene encoding mannonate dehydratase: MRQTWRWFGPKDQCSIDDITQVGAVGVVTALHHVANGLVWTPEEIAKRQTEVATRKDGTASGLTWDVVESLPVSEDIKKQKNAWREHVANYKVSLRHLAEAGIEVICYNFMPVLDWTRTDLRYTVANGASCMRFDINDFAAFDIHVLERQGAAADYTNAIADEAERRFTNLDDAGRKQLARNVTMGLPGSTESMSLDDVRAHLAEYDGISRDRLRANFVDFLDEVVPVAEDLGLRLCCHPDDPPFSLLGLPRVMSTEADYTYILDAVDSPANGMTLCSGSLGARPDNDLPGMMERLGEKVHFLHLRNVKRDNDDVIGSFYEAEHLGGDTDMVALIAAIVREENRRKAAGRKDHTIPMRPDHGQDILDDLGRRSQPGYPTIGRMKGLAELRGVMAVFEHAKLGL; the protein is encoded by the coding sequence TTGCGACAGACCTGGCGGTGGTTCGGCCCCAAGGACCAATGCAGCATCGACGATATCACCCAGGTGGGTGCGGTGGGCGTGGTGACGGCCCTGCATCACGTGGCCAATGGCCTGGTCTGGACGCCCGAGGAGATCGCCAAGCGGCAGACGGAGGTCGCCACCCGCAAGGATGGCACGGCGTCGGGATTGACCTGGGACGTGGTCGAAAGCCTGCCGGTCAGCGAGGATATCAAGAAGCAGAAGAATGCCTGGCGCGAGCATGTCGCCAATTACAAGGTGTCGCTGCGCCATCTGGCGGAAGCCGGGATCGAGGTGATCTGCTACAATTTCATGCCGGTGCTGGATTGGACCCGCACCGACCTGCGCTACACGGTGGCCAATGGCGCATCATGCATGCGGTTCGACATCAACGATTTTGCCGCGTTCGACATCCATGTGCTGGAGCGGCAGGGCGCAGCGGCCGACTATACCAATGCCATTGCCGATGAGGCGGAGCGCCGGTTCACGAACCTGGACGATGCCGGCCGCAAGCAATTGGCACGCAATGTGACCATGGGCCTGCCGGGCTCCACCGAATCCATGTCGCTGGACGATGTGCGGGCCCATCTGGCCGAATATGACGGGATCAGTCGGGATCGATTGCGGGCGAACTTCGTCGATTTCCTCGACGAGGTGGTGCCGGTTGCCGAGGACCTGGGGCTGCGGCTGTGCTGCCACCCGGACGATCCGCCGTTCTCGCTTCTGGGCCTGCCGCGCGTGATGTCGACCGAAGCCGACTACACCTACATACTCGACGCCGTGGACAGCCCCGCCAATGGCATGACGCTCTGCTCGGGCTCGCTGGGTGCGCGCCCCGACAATGACCTGCCCGGTATGATGGAGCGACTGGGCGAAAAGGTGCACTTCCTGCATCTGCGCAACGTCAAGCGCGACAATGACGATGTGATCGGCTCGTTCTATGAGGCCGAGCATCTGGGTGGGGATACCGACATGGTGGCGCTGATCGCTGCCATCGTGCGCGAAGAGAACCGGCGCAAGGCGGCGGGGCGCAAGGATCATACGATCCCGATGCGGCCCGATCACGGGCAGGACATTCTCGACGACCTCGGCCGCCGGTCGCAGCCAGGCTACCCGACGATCGGCCGGATGAAGGGCCTGGCGGAGCTGCGCGGGGTCATGGCTGTCTTCGAGCACGCAAAACTGGGTCTTTGA
- a CDS encoding DUF4326 domain-containing protein encodes MKPVRIVLSRRAGFDLQAISQAINGLSAQSVARPGPWGNPFTIDDVAEELGVGKDAAQAEAVARYGRWIRGELEGPKPAPNRDKIRAELAGKNLACWCREGSPCHVDALLGLANE; translated from the coding sequence ATGAAACCGGTGCGCATCGTGTTGTCCCGACGGGCGGGGTTTGACTTGCAGGCGATCTCGCAGGCCATCAACGGGCTGTCGGCGCAGTCGGTGGCGCGGCCGGGCCCTTGGGGTAATCCGTTCACGATCGACGATGTCGCCGAGGAACTGGGCGTCGGCAAGGATGCGGCGCAGGCTGAGGCGGTGGCCCGTTACGGCCGGTGGATCAGAGGTGAACTCGAAGGTCCCAAGCCGGCTCCCAATCGCGATAAAATACGCGCGGAGCTGGCGGGGAAGAATCTGGCCTGCTGGTGTCGGGAAGGCTCGCCCTGCCACGTTGACGCATTGCTTGGGCTGGCGAACGAATAG
- a CDS encoding trimeric intracellular cation channel family protein translates to MLEVIFYIALTAEAMTAALAAGRRKMDWFGVCLLACVTALGGGTIRDVFLGHYPLFWVKNPYVLLLVCGAALFTIAIARVVDRLRWPFLLLDGLGLVVFTIIGCNIAMEIGAHPLIVLVAGMVTGIFGGILRDVLCNDVPLVFSGELYATVSIVTGVIYYFGLMANIVPEVVILVAIAVGFPLRVLAIVKKWEMPKFVYDKDLR, encoded by the coding sequence ATGCTTGAGGTCATCTTCTACATCGCCCTTACGGCCGAAGCGATGACGGCAGCGTTGGCGGCGGGGCGGCGCAAGATGGACTGGTTCGGCGTGTGCCTTCTCGCCTGCGTGACCGCCCTCGGTGGCGGGACGATCCGCGATGTGTTTCTCGGGCACTACCCGCTGTTCTGGGTCAAGAACCCCTATGTGCTGCTGCTGGTGTGCGGCGCGGCGCTGTTCACCATTGCCATCGCCCGCGTGGTGGATCGCCTGCGCTGGCCATTCCTGTTGCTCGATGGGTTGGGGCTGGTGGTGTTCACGATTATCGGCTGCAACATTGCCATGGAAATCGGCGCCCATCCGCTGATCGTGCTGGTGGCGGGAATGGTGACCGGCATTTTCGGCGGCATCCTGCGCGATGTGCTGTGTAACGACGTGCCGCTGGTGTTCAGCGGGGAGCTCTATGCCACGGTCTCGATCGTCACCGGAGTGATCTACTATTTCGGGTTGATGGCGAATATCGTGCCGGAAGTGGTGATCCTGGTGGCCATCGCGGTCGGGTTTCCGCTGCGCGTCCTCGCCATCGTCAAGAAGTGGGAGATGCCGAAATTCGTCTATGATAAGGATTTGCGATGA
- a CDS encoding cupin domain-containing protein, translating to MSDQKLFAHADEGEATVLAPGNTRRVLIHTPELMQVEFCFEQGAVGALHSHPHVQVSYVAEGRFEVTIDGVTQVVGTGGSFIVPSGLVHGVVALEKGRLVDVFTPMRADFL from the coding sequence ATGAGTGATCAGAAGCTATTTGCGCATGCAGACGAGGGCGAAGCAACGGTGCTGGCGCCGGGCAATACGCGGCGGGTGCTAATCCACACCCCTGAGCTGATGCAGGTTGAGTTCTGTTTCGAGCAGGGTGCGGTGGGCGCGCTGCACAGCCATCCACATGTGCAGGTGAGCTATGTTGCCGAGGGGCGGTTCGAGGTGACCATCGATGGGGTGACGCAGGTGGTCGGCACGGGCGGCAGCTTCATCGTGCCATCCGGGCTGGTGCACGGCGTGGTGGCCTTGGAAAAGGGCCGGCTGGTGGATGTTTTTACGCCGATGCGGGCTGACTTTTTGTGA
- the kduD gene encoding 2-dehydro-3-deoxy-D-gluconate 5-dehydrogenase KduD produces the protein MVTGANTGIGQGIALSVGRAGARVIGVGRSAMDETAALLQGVGAEFVEMRADLGSTAAAQTMFEAAWVEHGPIDGLVNNAGIIKRVDAVDFTEADWDAVMDINLKTMFFLCQSLGKRAIAAGRGARIVNISSMLSFQGGVRVASYTASKSGVLGITRLLANEWAAKGINVNSIAPGYIETNNTEALRADPDRSASILGRIPAGRWGVPSDIGDAAVFLLSRAANYMHGAVIPVDGGWLAR, from the coding sequence ATGGTCACCGGCGCCAATACCGGCATCGGGCAGGGCATTGCGCTTAGTGTCGGGCGGGCAGGGGCCAGGGTGATCGGCGTCGGTCGTTCGGCCATGGACGAGACGGCGGCGCTGTTGCAGGGCGTCGGTGCCGAGTTCGTCGAAATGCGTGCGGACCTCGGTTCGACCGCGGCCGCGCAGACAATGTTCGAGGCGGCGTGGGTTGAACATGGGCCGATCGACGGCCTGGTCAACAATGCCGGCATCATCAAGCGGGTCGACGCGGTGGATTTTACCGAGGCGGATTGGGACGCGGTGATGGATATCAACCTCAAGACCATGTTCTTCCTGTGCCAGTCGCTGGGCAAGAGAGCGATTGCGGCGGGGCGGGGCGCCCGGATCGTCAACATATCGTCGATGCTGAGCTTTCAGGGTGGGGTGCGGGTCGCGAGCTACACGGCGTCAAAGAGCGGCGTGCTGGGAATTACCCGCTTGCTGGCCAATGAGTGGGCGGCCAAGGGCATCAATGTCAATTCGATCGCGCCGGGCTATATCGAGACCAACAATACCGAGGCGCTGCGCGCCGATCCGGACCGGTCGGCATCGATCCTGGGGCGCATTCCGGCGGGGCGCTGGGGCGTGCCATCTGACATTGGTGACGCGGCGGTGTTCCTGCTGTCGCGGGCCGCGAACTACATGCATGGCGCCGTCATCCCGGTGGATGGCGGCTGGCTGGCGAGGTGA
- the kduI gene encoding 5-dehydro-4-deoxy-D-glucuronate isomerase, with amino-acid sequence MSTEFDIRFAIDPVSAGTMNTEELREHFLIEDLFVPGGINWTYTHYDRMAVGGAVPSKGTLALEPIKPTGTAGFLDRRELIAANIGEAGTIIVDGTEHAVGARDMLYVGMGAKDVRFAGAGAKFYLLSAPAHVSHPTTLIRQSDAKRLDLGSQETANERSIFQFVNADSVKTCQLVVGLTSFAPGSVWNTMPAHVHDRRMEAYLYFDLKPDAFVVHLMGEPEETRHLIVRNEEAVLSPPWSIHAGAGTGAYTFIWAMAGDNVDYTDAEKIAMEDLK; translated from the coding sequence ATGAGCACCGAATTCGACATCCGCTTCGCCATCGATCCGGTCAGCGCCGGGACGATGAATACCGAAGAACTGCGCGAGCACTTCCTGATCGAGGATCTGTTCGTGCCCGGCGGCATCAACTGGACCTATACCCATTATGACCGCATGGCAGTCGGCGGCGCGGTGCCCAGCAAAGGAACACTTGCGCTCGAGCCGATCAAGCCGACGGGAACGGCGGGGTTTCTGGACCGGCGCGAACTGATCGCGGCCAATATCGGCGAGGCCGGTACGATCATTGTCGATGGCACAGAGCATGCCGTCGGCGCGCGGGACATGCTTTACGTTGGCATGGGCGCCAAGGACGTGCGGTTCGCTGGCGCGGGCGCCAAGTTCTACCTCTTGAGCGCGCCGGCCCATGTGAGCCATCCGACGACGCTGATCCGTCAGAGCGACGCCAAGCGGCTGGATCTGGGCAGCCAGGAAACGGCGAACGAGCGGAGCATCTTCCAGTTCGTCAATGCCGATAGCGTCAAGACCTGCCAGTTGGTGGTGGGGCTGACCAGCTTCGCGCCCGGCTCGGTGTGGAACACCATGCCCGCGCATGTGCATGACCGGCGTATGGAGGCCTATCTTTATTTCGACCTCAAGCCCGATGCCTTCGTGGTGCATCTGATGGGCGAGCCGGAGGAAACGCGGCACCTGATCGTGCGCAATGAAGAAGCGGTGCTGTCACCACCCTGGTCGATCCATGCGGGTGCCGGGACGGGCGCCTATACGTTCATCTGGGCGATGGCGGGCGATAATGTCGACTACACCGATGCCGAAAAGATCGCGATGGAGGACCTCAAGTGA
- a CDS encoding FadR/GntR family transcriptional regulator has translation MSLGDIDASAARRPKLADLVIGTLRKRISAGEYGSSGKLPTENQMTTIFGVSRTVVREAIAALAADGLVQSRQGAGVFVVANPATPFTAIGADKSNKISVAINVLEVRMGIEIESAGLAAVRRSASQEAAIQEAWNEFNRLLKLGIPTGKTDFAFHRAIAAATNNPFYIEVLDGLGSRTIPCDVASPWGTESVLSHAYQAGLQQEHLQILRAISAQDADAAREAMRQHLSLSQSRYRERLRNETSTT, from the coding sequence ATGAGCCTGGGTGATATCGATGCATCGGCCGCACGCCGGCCCAAGCTTGCCGACCTGGTGATCGGCACCTTGCGCAAGCGGATCAGTGCTGGCGAGTATGGCTCGAGCGGCAAGCTGCCGACCGAAAACCAGATGACCACGATTTTCGGGGTCAGCCGGACGGTGGTGCGCGAAGCCATCGCGGCGCTGGCCGCCGACGGGTTGGTGCAATCGCGGCAGGGGGCGGGGGTATTCGTGGTTGCGAACCCGGCGACGCCGTTCACCGCGATCGGGGCGGATAAGTCCAACAAGATATCGGTGGCGATCAATGTGCTCGAAGTGCGCATGGGCATCGAAATCGAGTCCGCCGGGCTCGCGGCTGTGCGGCGCAGTGCCAGCCAGGAGGCGGCGATCCAGGAAGCCTGGAACGAGTTCAATCGCCTGCTGAAGCTAGGCATCCCAACAGGCAAGACCGATTTCGCCTTTCACCGGGCGATCGCAGCGGCGACCAATAACCCCTTCTATATCGAAGTGCTGGACGGACTGGGCAGCCGGACCATTCCCTGCGACGTGGCCTCGCCCTGGGGCACCGAGAGCGTGCTTTCACACGCCTACCAGGCTGGGCTCCAGCAAGAGCATCTGCAAATCCTGCGCGCCATTTCGGCGCAGGATGCCGACGCGGCGCGGGAGGCCATGCGGCAACATCTGTCGCTGAGCCAGTCGCGCTATCGCGAGCGGCTGCGCAACGAGACCTCGACCACATAG
- a CDS encoding TRAP transporter large permease: MEYWILFGVFTVLMIIGTPIAYCLGIASFATIVYLGRPAIVVFQQLNSGVSAFSLLAIPFFIFAGDLMMRGGIAARIISFAGAIIGHVRGGLGQVNIAASTLFGGISGSAVAEAAAVGGIMIPQMKARGYGADYAVNVTSMAALIALLLPPSHNMIIYSLSGGGNISIADLFTAGIIPGLLLAAVLSVTAYLVAVKRGYPTEPFPGLRKAGHFFLVSIPGLMLIVIIFGGVRSGIFTATESSCIAVLYALLVTLLVYRSLNWSEFVHSVLGAVRTTAMVLFIIGAAASFAWLMAYLKVATILTAGMATISSDPLLVLLMINVVLLLLGTFMDMGPLIIITTPIFLPMVKAFGVDPVHFGVIMILNLGIGLNTPPLGPVQFVAAAVGKISVMEAMKSIWPFYLAGIVVLGLVTYIPALSLWLPALFRG; encoded by the coding sequence ATGGAATACTGGATTCTCTTCGGCGTCTTCACGGTGCTGATGATCATTGGCACACCGATCGCCTATTGCCTGGGCATAGCCAGCTTCGCCACCATCGTCTATCTCGGGCGCCCGGCTATCGTGGTGTTCCAGCAGCTCAATTCCGGCGTTTCGGCGTTTTCGCTGCTGGCCATTCCCTTCTTCATCTTTGCCGGCGACCTGATGATGCGCGGCGGCATCGCGGCGCGGATCATCTCGTTTGCTGGCGCGATCATCGGGCATGTGCGGGGCGGGCTGGGGCAGGTCAACATCGCCGCATCGACGCTGTTTGGCGGTATTTCCGGCTCGGCGGTGGCGGAAGCTGCGGCGGTGGGCGGCATCATGATCCCGCAGATGAAGGCGCGGGGCTATGGCGCGGACTATGCGGTCAACGTGACGTCGATGGCGGCGCTGATCGCACTGCTGCTGCCGCCCAGCCACAACATGATCATCTATTCGCTCTCGGGCGGCGGCAATATCTCCATCGCCGACCTGTTCACGGCCGGCATCATTCCGGGCCTGTTGCTGGCGGCGGTGCTGAGCGTCACGGCCTATCTCGTGGCTGTGAAGCGCGGCTATCCGACCGAGCCGTTCCCGGGGCTGCGCAAGGCGGGTCATTTCTTCCTCGTGTCCATCCCTGGCCTGATGTTAATCGTCATCATCTTTGGCGGCGTGCGCTCGGGCATTTTCACGGCGACGGAAAGCTCGTGCATCGCGGTGCTCTATGCGCTGCTCGTGACGCTGCTGGTCTATCGGTCGCTCAACTGGAGCGAGTTCGTGCACTCGGTGCTGGGCGCGGTACGAACCACGGCGATGGTGCTGTTCATTATCGGGGCAGCGGCGTCGTTCGCCTGGCTGATGGCCTATCTCAAGGTGGCGACGATCCTCACGGCGGGGATGGCAACGATCTCGTCCGATCCGCTGCTGGTGCTGCTGATGATCAACGTCGTCCTGCTGCTGCTCGGCACCTTCATGGATATGGGGCCCCTGATCATCATCACCACGCCGATCTTCCTGCCGATGGTGAAGGCGTTTGGCGTGGACCCCGTGCATTTCGGGGTGATCATGATCCTCAACCTAGGCATCGGTCTCAATACGCCGCCGCTGGGGCCCGTGCAGTTTGTCGCTGCGGCGGTGGGCAAGATTTCGGTGATGGAGGCGATGAAGAGCATCTGGCCGTTCTACCTGGCCGGAATCGTCGTACTGGGACTGGTGACCTATATTCCGGCGCTGTCTCTGTGGTTGCCGGCTTTGTTCAGGGGGTAG
- a CDS encoding TRAP transporter small permease, giving the protein MKTWLLPISRVLGKLSNGVLWLAGIGLVAMTAVVAYQVFMRFVINSSPAWTEAGSIMIMTWVIFLGAAVGVRENFHMGFDVLLYVLPPSAKPWLRAISDICIFAFAFGMVFYGGELVIRYWSTRIPVLGLPTSFTYFPIVISGALMGLFAAERFLLRLVGEPVDDVASDPTITEA; this is encoded by the coding sequence ATGAAAACCTGGCTTCTGCCGATCAGCCGCGTGTTGGGAAAGCTGTCGAACGGCGTGCTCTGGCTGGCCGGGATTGGTCTGGTGGCGATGACGGCGGTCGTCGCCTATCAGGTGTTTATGCGCTTCGTGATCAACAGTTCACCGGCCTGGACCGAGGCGGGCTCAATCATGATCATGACGTGGGTCATTTTCCTCGGGGCCGCCGTGGGTGTGCGCGAGAACTTCCATATGGGGTTCGACGTGCTGCTCTATGTGTTGCCGCCATCAGCCAAGCCGTGGCTACGGGCTATCAGCGATATCTGCATCTTCGCGTTCGCCTTTGGCATGGTGTTCTACGGCGGCGAGCTGGTCATACGCTATTGGTCGACGCGCATTCCGGTGCTCGGGCTGCCGACCTCCTTCACCTATTTCCCCATCGTGATTTCGGGCGCGCTGATGGGCTTGTTCGCGGCCGAGCGCTTCCTGCTGCGCCTCGTCGGTGAACCGGTCGACGATGTCGCGAGCGACCCAACGATCACCGAGGCCTGA
- a CDS encoding TRAP transporter substrate-binding protein, with the protein MFQLPKLAATALVASALMLSTASAQTVLRSSDTHPDGYPTVEAVKAFGELLSEKTDGRYSVEVFHSAQLGEEKDTIEQTQFGVLDLNRISIGAFGTQVPEATVTQLPYIFRSADHFHNVLDGPIGEEILAAFDAVDVVALAFYDGGARSFYNSQKPITSPADMAGMKMRVMQSDIFVDMVAAFGGNATPMPYGEVYSGIQTGVIDGAENNYPSYDTAGHAEVAKYYSLDEHLMVPEVLVISKIVWDGLTPEDQELFREAAKESVVKQRELWAAKEVESKAAVEALGAEINTVDKQPFIDAMKPVYEKYVTDPKLQDLVARIQATEG; encoded by the coding sequence ATGTTTCAACTGCCTAAACTGGCAGCGACGGCGCTTGTCGCGTCGGCCCTGATGCTCTCGACGGCCAGCGCCCAGACGGTGCTGCGCTCATCCGATACCCATCCGGATGGGTACCCGACCGTCGAGGCGGTCAAGGCGTTCGGCGAGCTGTTAAGCGAAAAGACCGATGGCCGCTACTCGGTGGAAGTGTTCCACTCGGCCCAGCTCGGCGAGGAGAAGGACACGATCGAACAGACGCAGTTCGGCGTGCTCGATCTCAATCGCATCTCGATCGGTGCGTTCGGAACGCAGGTTCCGGAAGCCACGGTGACGCAATTGCCGTACATCTTCCGGTCGGCCGACCACTTCCACAACGTGCTTGATGGTCCGATCGGGGAGGAAATCCTGGCGGCCTTCGATGCCGTGGATGTGGTGGCGCTGGCCTTCTACGATGGCGGCGCGCGGTCGTTCTACAACAGCCAGAAGCCCATCACCTCACCAGCCGACATGGCCGGCATGAAGATGCGCGTCATGCAGTCGGACATCTTCGTGGACATGGTTGCAGCCTTTGGCGGCAATGCCACGCCGATGCCCTATGGCGAAGTTTATTCGGGTATCCAGACCGGCGTCATCGACGGCGCAGAGAACAACTATCCGAGCTACGACACCGCCGGTCATGCCGAGGTCGCCAAGTACTATTCGCTCGACGAACACCTGATGGTGCCCGAGGTGCTGGTCATTTCCAAGATCGTCTGGGACGGGCTGACGCCCGAAGACCAGGAGCTGTTCCGCGAAGCCGCCAAGGAATCGGTGGTCAAGCAGCGCGAGCTGTGGGCCGCCAAGGAAGTGGAGTCCAAGGCCGCGGTGGAAGCGCTGGGCGCCGAGATCAATACGGTCGACAAGCAGCCCTTCATCGACGCGATGAAGCCGGTTTACGAGAAGTACGTGACCGATCCCAAACTGCAGGATCTGGTGGCGCGCATTCAGGCAACTGAGGGCTGA
- the lpdA gene encoding dihydrolipoyl dehydrogenase — protein sequence MADVFDLTIIGSGPGGYVAAIRAAQLGMKVAVVEKWATLGGTCLNIGCIPSKALLHASELFEEAGHGFKALGIDIPAPVLNLPQMMNHKTETVAANVGGVDYLFKKNKITTLRGIGTIVAPGKVLITPQTGAASEIETKNIVIATGSVSAGLPGIEIDEKRIVSSTGALNLDKVPGKLLVIGAGVIGLELGSVWARLGSQVTVVEYLDRILPGMDSEVARQFQRMMQKQGMEFKLSSKVAGIDKQDDGSLKVRVEPAKGGDMEILDADVALVAIGRKPFTEGLGLDIVGVALDERGRVRVDGHYKTSVDGIYAIGDVIAGPMLAHKAEDEGIAVAEILSGQAGHVNYAAIPAVVYTNPEIASVGKTEDELKAEGTEYKIGKFPFTANGRAKAMLATQGFVKILADVETDRVLGAHIVGKNAGEMIHELVVLMEFSGSSEDLARSTHAHPTLSEAVREAALSLGDGAIHI from the coding sequence ATGGCAGACGTTTTCGACCTCACCATCATCGGCTCGGGTCCGGGCGGCTATGTCGCTGCGATCCGCGCGGCACAGCTGGGGATGAAAGTTGCAGTGGTGGAGAAGTGGGCGACCCTAGGCGGCACCTGCCTCAATATCGGCTGCATCCCGTCCAAGGCCCTGCTGCATGCGAGCGAGCTGTTCGAGGAAGCCGGGCATGGCTTCAAGGCGCTGGGCATCGACATCCCGGCGCCGGTGCTGAACCTGCCCCAGATGATGAACCACAAGACCGAGACGGTGGCCGCCAATGTCGGCGGCGTGGATTATCTGTTCAAGAAGAACAAGATCACCACCCTGCGCGGCATCGGTACGATCGTGGCGCCGGGCAAAGTGTTGATCACGCCGCAGACGGGCGCGGCATCGGAAATCGAAACCAAGAATATCGTCATCGCCACCGGATCGGTTTCGGCCGGCCTGCCGGGCATCGAGATCGACGAGAAGCGGATCGTCTCCTCCACGGGCGCGCTGAACCTGGACAAGGTGCCGGGTAAGCTCCTGGTGATCGGTGCGGGGGTGATTGGGCTCGAGCTCGGTTCGGTCTGGGCGCGGCTCGGCAGCCAGGTGACCGTGGTCGAATATCTTGATCGCATCCTGCCGGGCATGGACAGCGAAGTGGCGCGCCAGTTCCAGCGCATGATGCAAAAGCAGGGCATGGAGTTCAAGCTGTCGAGCAAGGTCGCCGGCATCGACAAGCAGGATGACGGTTCGCTCAAGGTGCGGGTAGAGCCGGCCAAGGGCGGCGATATGGAAATTCTCGACGCCGACGTGGCTTTGGTGGCCATCGGGCGCAAGCCGTTCACCGAAGGGCTGGGGCTCGACATCGTTGGCGTGGCGCTGGATGAGCGCGGCCGCGTGCGCGTCGACGGGCATTACAAGACCTCGGTCGACGGCATCTATGCCATTGGCGACGTGATCGCCGGGCCGATGCTGGCGCACAAGGCCGAGGACGAGGGCATTGCAGTGGCCGAAATCCTCAGCGGTCAGGCGGGGCATGTGAACTACGCGGCCATTCCAGCCGTGGTCTACACCAATCCGGAAATCGCCTCGGTCGGCAAGACCGAGGACGAGCTCAAGGCCGAAGGCACCGAATACAAGATCGGTAAATTCCCCTTCACCGCCAATGGCCGCGCCAAGGCGATGCTGGCAACGCAGGGGTTCGTGAAGATCCTCGCCGATGTGGAAACCGATCGCGTGCTGGGCGCCCACATCGTGGGCAAGAATGCCGGCGAGATGATCCACGAACTGGTGGTGCTGATGGAGTTCTCGGGTTCGTCCGAAGATCTGGCGCGGTCGACGCATGCGCATCCGACACTGTCGGAAGCGGTGCGCGAGGCGGCTTTGTCGCTGGGCGACGGCGCGATCCATATCTGA
- a CDS encoding LysE family translocator: MDFPWLEFAGLMLAFGINAVIPGADFAMVLRQSIAHDRRAALFTSAGIATSILVHGSYTLLGVGVIVGQSLLVFNILKWVGAAYLVWLAISALRSPPPKPPEEVDLAAARRGDFAAFALGFLTNLLNPKAVLFFLALFTSLVSAHTGGDIKVFYVACMSLMLFAWFALVSIFFTTPSVRQGFFRFGRWFNRVTGITFILLAVRVALAQQH, from the coding sequence ATGGATTTTCCCTGGCTTGAATTTGCCGGCCTGATGCTGGCCTTCGGCATCAATGCGGTTATTCCCGGCGCTGACTTCGCCATGGTGCTGCGCCAGTCCATTGCCCATGACCGGCGCGCGGCCCTGTTCACCTCGGCCGGCATTGCGACCTCCATTCTCGTCCACGGCAGCTACACTCTGCTTGGCGTCGGGGTGATCGTGGGGCAGTCGCTGCTGGTGTTCAACATCCTCAAGTGGGTCGGCGCGGCATATCTGGTGTGGCTGGCGATTTCGGCGCTGCGGAGCCCGCCACCAAAGCCACCCGAGGAGGTCGATCTGGCGGCAGCAAGGCGCGGCGATTTTGCTGCCTTCGCGCTGGGTTTCCTGACCAACCTGCTCAATCCCAAGGCAGTGCTGTTCTTCCTGGCGCTGTTCACCAGCCTGGTTTCCGCCCATACCGGCGGCGACATCAAAGTGTTCTATGTGGCGTGCATGAGCCTCATGCTTTTTGCCTGGTTCGCTTTGGTCTCGATCTTCTTTACGACACCATCCGTCCGGCAAGGGTTTTTCCGGTTCGGCCGGTGGTTTAATCGTGTCACCGGCATTACATTCATCTTGCTGGCGGTGCGTGTGGCACTCGCTCAGCAGCACTAA
- a CDS encoding SDR family oxidoreductase, translating to MDKGVVIVTGGSRGIGAATAMLAASRGYALVVNYASNAAAAEAVCAAIHAEGGTAVAVRGDVSDEADIDHIFAAADRVGRLAGLVNNAGAVDVAARVEDFDLARLSRMFAVNTFGSILCAGRAVKRMSTRHGGAGGSIVNVTSAAAKLGAPGVYVDYGAAKGAVDSLTVGLALEVAGEGIRVNGVRPGIIDTEIHAGTGEPDRAARMAASLPMSRLGRAQEVAQAIVWLLSDEASYTTGSVINVTGGRGVAP from the coding sequence ATGGACAAGGGCGTGGTCATCGTAACTGGCGGATCGCGCGGCATTGGCGCGGCCACCGCCATGCTGGCGGCGTCGCGCGGCTACGCGCTCGTTGTCAACTATGCCAGCAATGCCGCTGCCGCCGAAGCGGTGTGCGCCGCTATTCATGCTGAAGGCGGAACCGCCGTGGCGGTGCGGGGCGATGTGTCCGACGAAGCCGATATTGACCACATCTTCGCAGCGGCCGATCGCGTGGGACGATTGGCCGGCCTGGTCAACAACGCCGGCGCGGTCGACGTGGCGGCGCGGGTGGAGGATTTCGACCTGGCGCGGCTGAGCCGGATGTTTGCCGTCAATACGTTCGGCAGCATCCTGTGCGCGGGGCGCGCGGTGAAGCGGATGTCGACCCGCCATGGCGGCGCAGGCGGCTCTATCGTCAATGTGACGTCGGCGGCCGCCAAGCTAGGCGCGCCCGGTGTCTATGTCGACTACGGGGCAGCCAAGGGCGCGGTGGACAGTCTTACCGTCGGGCTGGCGCTGGAAGTGGCTGGCGAGGGCATTCGCGTCAACGGCGTGAGGCCTGGCATTATCGACACGGAGATCCATGCCGGAACCGGCGAGCCGGATCGGGCGGCGCGGATGGCGGCAAGTTTGCCGATGTCGCGTCTGGGAAGGGCGCAGGAAGTGGCGCAGGCTATCGTGTGGCTGTTATCGGATGAGGCGAGCTACACGACCGGCTCGGTGATCAACGTGACGGGCGGTCGCGGCGTCGCGCCCTAG